In Lineus longissimus chromosome 5, tnLinLong1.2, whole genome shotgun sequence, the genomic stretch aaatgaaatagaacCAGAAAGACAGATTTTTACACACAGTGAGtaaaatttttcaaagtgcATCCCATGCTCCCAATGCAGTCACCAAAGATTAATGATTAGATAGGTTTCTGGGATATTTGAACTAAACCAACAATTACATGCATCAAAGGCCAAATGTCATGATAAACATGTCACAATTTGTTATATGAGTGAAAACATAAAACAAGACAAATTCATGGACATTCATTACATGCTGAGTAAGAATATACACAAAAGGAAAAAACGGACAATCTTGTCTTTTAAATTTTCACTCGATAACGAATCATGACCTGTATTTGTAAGAGTGAGAAAAGCAAGGAACTATAGGGAATCATATTGGGCACCTGTTGGCACTTGTTGGAGAATGTTCTGATTGCGGCGGGTACCGGCGTCATGGTGCGGGGATGTGACCGGTAATGTAGCGGGAACAGGGCCTGTGGAAAGATAACGAAGCACTTTAACAATGACATTTATGAAATCTTATGGTTCTGCATAACAGTCATTCCTTGAGCTCTTTAAGTTCTTATATGATCATGCTTTCTCGAAATTTGCAAGAAGAAACGTTTGCGAAAAAATTCATGGTTTACATTACCCGGTAATTCAACCAAAtcagaatttttttctctcgaggTAGCATCAGACCGAAGGTTTTAAAAACATGACCTACAGCACACCTGACAATGTCTCTACTTCTTACCCACCAAAACAATAAAAGACAGAATAGATAATAGAAATAAAGGAGAAGTGTGCAGCtcaaaaatgcaaaataatCTGTAACTCTGAACTTACCCGGTAAAGGTGTGGGAACAACATAACGTCGAGCACAACCTGTGGCcattgtgacaaaaatcagacAATTTGCAAACAAACTTATAATATTTTATTGGGGAACAAGTTTTTGTCCTATGACTTATCAAATCAGGAGAAAATCAATGGCAATTATGGAACCACCACCTCAATGAGATTACTGGATATATGGCGGAAGGTTTTGCTGGTAACTAACGTTTCAGCTTGAGGTTATTTGTTTGAAAAGCAACATGATTGTAGAATGCCATGTTATCATGTGGACCACAACAGAACAGATGTTGTTCAGAAAGAACATGCCATCGCTACATTATAAAGACATCACTATAATAACTACACATCAAAACATGCAATAGGAATACATCCTCATGCCGGACCACAGACGGATAACAAAACAACAGCTCTTATTACGACCAAAGAACTTTCGTGAGCATGGAACAAACAGTAACAAACAGAAGACAAGACACTGACATTTTCCAAGCAAGACATCAACACTGACCAGGAAATTGTCGCTGCACTAAATTTCGTTGAAACTGagatcatgtacattttgttacATGGATGGAATACATTGTACTTACCGGAAACTGGATAAAAAACAGGCTGTGCTTGGGGTACCATGACGACTGGTTGCCCAGCAGGATATAGTacaggttgttgttgttgttgttgctgaggGGTTGGCTGAAATATGTAACAAAGTTTGAGGATTTGTTGACATCATGTGGGGATGTTGACAACACAAAGCAGTTCCTTCACGACGTGAGAGACTTGTGGAGGCCTATAACAGCAAGAATGTACCATGGCAGGTTATAAACCATTCTCTGCGTTGATTAATGTCCAACGAGTGTTAGTTATGTCCAAAGGTTCCAAACCCTTGATCTCAATACCACACATGAACACATTCACTCTGAAATTCTTCAGATTGACTGGATACATTTTCAGCTTGGATGTCACTGGTGAAAGGACATCAGAGACCACATGTGCTGTGACAACCTTGGGTAAGACATCTGGTAGAAAGTATCCCCAGCCTTGGGTTTAGAAGCTGCTGCAGggcaaggatgtcaattgtcTCCATCACATCCTGTCTGAACCACCTTAGATCCCTGCCAATTGACACCCAAGCTGACGACAGTGCTAACTCAGTGAGAAACTAAACAGACAAGAAATGGGGAAGCCTGCTGCCTACCTGGAATGATAGCACAAGGTTGATCATTCCCTCCTTGTCCTCGCCCTGTTTACCACTCAGTGTGTACCAGTCATCCACTGTCTCTCCACTCAGCACTGTCTCTGGGAGGGGGATGTGGGCCCATGCAATACGGTCATCCATTGACAGGAATTTCTATAAAGAAAGGAGGACTGGTTAAACTTCCCAATGACATAAAGGCGATTGAGGATCAAGACACTTTTCGAATGCATTTGAAGACTTGGCTGTTCAATGGACATTATCGGTAAAAATCAGCTGTAAGCGCTTTAACAGCTGAAACGTTCTggaaagcgctatataaatgacaGACTTATTATATATTATTATCATAAACCCAAATGACAACATATTTACGGTAAGGTTTGTGCTCATGGTCTGCAAAATGTGTCATTTCATACCCAGCCTTGTTCAATTGTGACTATTCTAAGGCAAGACATCTCTGGTAGAGTTGCAGccataaccaaaatgagagtTGGCAAACAGACACTGGTGGTATTTTCTTGAAGGAGTTGTCTTCTCTCATACTTAACATGGAGAGATGGCTGCAAGACAAGACTGACAACAAGTGCTGTATTGACATAACTGTTCATACCTCATCATAAATCTCCAGATGGAATGAGTCCACACCGATTGGGAGATAACTgcaaatgaagaagaagaggactagcgttgttcatttcaaacttaagttggtACTCGGATCAGCATCACCAACAAAAACCTGATTTAATTTTTCCATCTTCCTCTAAAGTAGTTTGTTCAAATTATCTGAGCACCAATACATAAACAAGTCTCATGGCTTATGGCACTTCTAACGGGCAATTTGTCCTTTAGTGAATAAGATAGATGTAAAACAAACTAAGATTCACTCCAAAGATGCATTgtacagaaaaagaagaagaaggacaaGACAACAAAGAAGATGAAATCTTACCAATGAATGACCTTGTTCCATCTTGGAGTTTTGGCACCATTCGAGGCTGTGGGAGTTTCTAGGACTGAGTGACCGATACGAATTCGGCAGTAAGTATCCATCTTTGTGATACCATAATTTTTCGCCAGTTTTCCCTGAAAACAAGAAAGTCTGTGTTCAGAAGTTGATTCCATACAAGCATTGACTGGTTCATACTTAACTTCCCCACCACAATGGCACCGCGGATGAAAGAGTAGAATCTTAATACTTTTCAACACCTCTAAAATCATCCTTACCTGCGCGACTGTTATACTGAGTCTTCCAGCAATATTTCCTGGCGAGAATCCGCTGAAACCCGATTGCTGCG encodes the following:
- the LOC135487666 gene encoding toll-interacting protein A-like isoform X1 encodes the protein MAVTTSNPGRHQEWKRQVMVGDLSPDFLRVAPDQLQQQILYDAQTAQILQAQQSGFSGFSPGNIAGRLSITVAQGKLAKNYGITKMDTYCRIRIGHSVLETPTASNGAKTPRWNKVIHCYLPIGVDSFHLEIYDEKFLSMDDRIAWAHIPLPETVLSGETVDDWYTLSGKQGEDKEGMINLVLSFQPTPQQQQQQQPVLYPAGQPVVMVPQAQPVFYPVSGCARRYVVPTPLPGPVPATLPVTSPHHDAGTRRNQNILQQVPTGGVGNPGVVYGTMPHPPQYTAVQPQGGAPVYTTGQNPPQQQQQPVQQGPMYTEEDVKQIKEMFPDVEEEVIKSILESHRGNKDATINDLLSM
- the LOC135487666 gene encoding toll-interacting protein-like isoform X5, whose translation is MAVTTSNPGRHQEWKRQVMVGDLSPDFLRVAPDQLQQQILYDAQTAQILQAQQSGFSGFSPGNIAGRLSITVAQGKLAKNYGITKMDTYCRIRIGHSVLETPTASNGAKTPRWNKVIHCYLPIGVDSFHLEIYDEKFLSMDDRIAWAHIPLPETVLSGETVDDWYTLSGKQGEDKEGMINLVLSFQPTPQQQQQQQPVLYPAGQPVVMVPQAQPVFYPVSGPVPATLPVTSPHHDAGTRRNQNILQQVPTGGAPVYTTGQNPPQQQQQPVQQGPMYTEEDVKQIKEMFPDVEEEVIKSILESHRGNKDATINDLLSM
- the LOC135487666 gene encoding toll-interacting protein-like isoform X7 — its product is MAVTTSNPGRHQEWKRQVMVGDLSPDFLRVAPDQLQQQILYDAQTAQILQAQQSGFSGFSPGNIAGRLSITVAQGKLAKNYGITKMDTYCRIRIGHSVLETPTASNGAKTPRWNKVIHCYLPIGVDSFHLEIYDEKFLSMDDRIAWAHIPLPETVLSGETVDDWYTLSGKQGEDKEGMINLVLSFQPTPQQQQQQQPVLYPAGQPVVMVPQAQPVFYPVSGCARRYVVPTPLPGGAPVYTTGQNPPQQQQQPVQQGPMYTEEDVKQIKEMFPDVEEEVIKSILESHRGNKDATINDLLSM
- the LOC135487666 gene encoding toll-interacting protein-like isoform X6; its protein translation is MAVTTSNPGRHQEWKRQVMVGDLSPDFLRVAPDQLQQQILYDAQTAQILQAQQSGFSGFSPGNIAGRLSITVAQGKLAKNYGITKMDTYCRIRIGHSVLETPTASNGAKTPRWNKVIHCYLPIGVDSFHLEIYDEKFLSMDDRIAWAHIPLPETVLSGETVDDWYTLSGKQGEDKEGMINLVLSFQPTPQQQQQQQPVLYPAGQPVVMVPQAQPVFYPVSGGVGNPGVVYGTMPHPPQYTAVQPQGGAPVYTTGQNPPQQQQQPVQQGPMYTEEDVKQIKEMFPDVEEEVIKSILESHRGNKDATINDLLSM
- the LOC135487666 gene encoding toll-interacting protein A-like isoform X8, giving the protein MAVTTSNPGRHQEWKRQVMVGDLSPDFLRVAPDQLQQQILYDAQTAQILQAQQSGFSGFSPGNIAGRLSITVAQGKLAKNYGITKMDTYCRIRIGHSVLETPTASNGAKTPRWNKVIHCYLPIGVDSFHLEIYDEKFLSMDDRIAWAHIPLPETVLSGETVDDWYTLSGKQGEDKEGMINLVLSFQPTPQQQQQQQPVLYPAGQPVVMVPQAQPVFYPVSGGAPVYTTGQNPPQQQQQPVQQGPMYTEEDVKQIKEMFPDVEEEVIKSILESHRGNKDATINDLLSM
- the LOC135487666 gene encoding toll-interacting protein-like isoform X3 produces the protein MAVTTSNPGRHQEWKRQVMVGDLSPDFLRVAPDQLQQQILYDAQTAQILQAQQSGFSGFSPGNIAGRLSITVAQGKLAKNYGITKMDTYCRIRIGHSVLETPTASNGAKTPRWNKVIHCYLPIGVDSFHLEIYDEKFLSMDDRIAWAHIPLPETVLSGETVDDWYTLSGKQGEDKEGMINLVLSFQPTPQQQQQQQPVLYPAGQPVVMVPQAQPVFYPVSGCARRYVVPTPLPGPVPATLPVTSPHHDAGTRRNQNILQQVPTGGAPVYTTGQNPPQQQQQPVQQGPMYTEEDVKQIKEMFPDVEEEVIKSILESHRGNKDATINDLLSM
- the LOC135487666 gene encoding toll-interacting protein A-like isoform X4; translated protein: MAVTTSNPGRHQEWKRQVMVGDLSPDFLRVAPDQLQQQILYDAQTAQILQAQQSGFSGFSPGNIAGRLSITVAQGKLAKNYGITKMDTYCRIRIGHSVLETPTASNGAKTPRWNKVIHCYLPIGVDSFHLEIYDEKFLSMDDRIAWAHIPLPETVLSGETVDDWYTLSGKQGEDKEGMINLVLSFQPTPQQQQQQQPVLYPAGQPVVMVPQAQPVFYPVSGCARRYVVPTPLPGGVGNPGVVYGTMPHPPQYTAVQPQGGAPVYTTGQNPPQQQQQPVQQGPMYTEEDVKQIKEMFPDVEEEVIKSILESHRGNKDATINDLLSM
- the LOC135487666 gene encoding toll-interacting protein-like isoform X2; its protein translation is MAVTTSNPGRHQEWKRQVMVGDLSPDFLRVAPDQLQQQILYDAQTAQILQAQQSGFSGFSPGNIAGRLSITVAQGKLAKNYGITKMDTYCRIRIGHSVLETPTASNGAKTPRWNKVIHCYLPIGVDSFHLEIYDEKFLSMDDRIAWAHIPLPETVLSGETVDDWYTLSGKQGEDKEGMINLVLSFQPTPQQQQQQQPVLYPAGQPVVMVPQAQPVFYPVSGPVPATLPVTSPHHDAGTRRNQNILQQVPTGGVGNPGVVYGTMPHPPQYTAVQPQGGAPVYTTGQNPPQQQQQPVQQGPMYTEEDVKQIKEMFPDVEEEVIKSILESHRGNKDATINDLLSM